A segment of the Manihot esculenta cultivar AM560-2 chromosome 13, M.esculenta_v8, whole genome shotgun sequence genome:
TGATGATGTTCCTATAAGAGGTACAAGAGCACTTTTTGAAATTTATGAGAGGTGCAATGTTGTTATTCTTGAACTAGATAATTTTTTGGAAGCTAAGAAAGATCCGAAATGGATGATTGCAATGAAGGAGGAGCTGAACATGatcgaaaaaaaaataaaacctggAAGTTGATTAAAAGGCCTGCAGACAAGAAAGTCATTGGAGTGAAGTGGGTGTTCAGGACAAAACTCAATGCAAATGGCTCCATCAACAAGCACAAAGCCATACTTATTATGAAAGGTTATGCTCAAATCCCTGGTATTGATTTTTCAAACACGTTTGCTCCTGTTGCCAGAATTGAAATAATCAGGTTGTTATTGGCTATTACTGCACAAAAGGATTGGAAAGTGTAGTAGCTAGATGTCAAGTCAACATTTCTCAATGGCTTGCTTGATGAAGTGATTTGTGTTGAACAACCTAAAGGGCTTTTTGTCAAAGAGCAAAAGGAAGATGTATACTTGCTAAAAAAAGCTTTATATGGCTTGAAGCAGGCTCCAAGGGCTTGGTATAGCAGAATTAATGAGAACTTGATGTAGTTGGGATTTAAAAAAAGTCTTAATAAGGCTACCCTCTACATCAAAGGTGATGAGATCAATTTTGTTATTGTTTCACTATATGTGGACGATTTACTTATCACAGGAAGCAACCAGAAACTTGTGAAGAAGTTCAAGAAAGACATGCAGCAGACATTTAAGATgactgatgtaatacccggctagaccccggcaccggaattcccaccatctggcggaatctccgttggaatacagaatttctcggatgtcggagccttctagaagggtaaaataaaggttttctaaaatgtttttacatgttttatggttttaataaagaaagaaattgagttttgaaagaaaaagactaaggaagaaaacccaggttcggccgccgaacctcaagtttggccgccgaacatggggagtttgcggaagcacctttggcccctgaaggtggtctgaccagccacctataaaaggccccttatccgaaaatgggcgagttttctctctctattttcgggcataggtgagatttcgcccttccatggtcgatttgttgttttccttcaatcccttcaagttttaatgagcttttacttggttttgaagattttttagctcaagatcaagttttgaagcttggataCCCTCGGAGCTCgtttctccacatctccaagtttgggatcacatctcctctcgatctttaagaggtaagtgtagatccttctcttctttcatgtttttaaacaagttttatgaagggttaatgggttttgatgcatgctttagagtagatgtaaatgttagggtttatgttagttttatgctcaaatgtatgctatgttgatgtttgttggggtttaggccagttttatgcccctatatgcttgaaaatatgtttatgcatgcttttgtgtgtGTTGGTGTGAGttgggatgttttggggttgctggatgtgcatgtgaggctcgggttctgccctttgggagagcccaggtttggccgccgaagccacttttggccgccgaacctgcctggagacagctttaggccgcctaaactagcccccgaaagtttggactttcggctttggaggggagtttcggccgccgaatctgcccccgaaagtgggtgactttcggctctggaaggactttcggccgccgaacctaccgccgaaagtgccctgtccagccttcctttgcatgttctcaaggcatgttttataatattttaggggggtttttgggaagatgtttagagtcatgatagagtatgtttggaccctcatttgagtccacctgtgtaggatcggacctgaggatcCGAGGAGATCAATAGTGAGacaactgcttcagagttagtctagagtcagccagaggtgagtggaactaaactaatcttttatttcaagaaatcaaatgttttaagtatgttcatgcatcatgatatgtaataggttgtttgcattagaatccacgaatatgccacattgcattattcattgtgggtgtggatggacaacaggacgacccattagccctctagatattatgttatgtaacagaagtcctgaggagccccaccgagggccaggcacagagcttatgtatgtaatagaagtcctgaggagctccaccgagggccgggcacagagtagatggatttttgggtcagtccatccgtgatgtgaattgtttgtgcagtgacgcattcatgagagcatatgtttattctactgtttttatagttctgctcactgggcttttgtaactcacccctctcccctaacccccaggtttgcaagagcacaggtagctatgggaaagtCAGCAGGATTATGGTATAGTCTATGTAGtagtctagtagtggacatgaagtgTAAGAAtgaagtaatgtaatgtaaagaaatgtattgaggattagtattgtgcttggccttaatgtttatggttaatccctgtttgtacatgatctatatgaaatgttttaatgatatgaaatgttgaaccaagcttgatgtatgatatgttgacccattagagcatttgatgagggctctagtatggggttttatgtttacagtatggtgcatgcacaggtcaagcttggtatatgtgaaagtttaaagtttttaggaaaatgtatgatcatgtatacaaTGTTATCAGGTGTACAACATATATAGTAGGCTTTCTATGGGTCCCAgagaccttaagtcgatctgaatcctagcgctggtagcggtccgattttcgggtcgttacaactgacTTAGGACAAATGGCCTTTTTTCCTTGGAATGGAAGTTCAACAAAAGCAGCAAGAGGTGTTTATTTGCCAAACCAAATATGCTAAAGAAATTCTGAAGAAATCCAAAATGGATAAATGCAAGATTGATACAACTATTATGGGTAAAAATGAAAAGTTGGGCAAGGAAAGTGCAGCTGAGAAGGTTGATGAAACTCTATACAGAAGTCtagtgggttgtttgatgtattTAACAACCACAAGACCTGATATCTTACACTTTGTAAGTATGCTATTTAGATTCACAAATTGTGCCGTTGAAACTCACTTTATTGCTGCTAAAAGAGTTTTAAGGTATGTGAGAGGAATACTAGATTATGGAATCAAGTTCGATGCTAGTAAAGATTGTGTTCTGTTGGGCTATTTTGATAATAATCATGGTGGTATTGATGATATGAAGAGTACTCAGGATATTGTTTTAATATGGAGTTAGAGATGTTCTCTTGCTGTTGTAAAAAAAAAGAGGTGGTTGCTCAATCATCTGCAGAAGTTGAATTTATTGCAGCTACAGCTACTAGCCTTATGGCTTAGAAAGGTGTTTGATCTGAACTTGAAGTAAAAGGAAGGTACAAATGTGTTTATGGATAATCAGACTGCAATAGCTATCTCCAATAATCATGTTTTTCATGAAAAACAAAAcactattgtaacgaccccaaaatggaccgctaccggcgctaggattcaggtcggcttaaggccgccagaacccgtagcaagcctgctatactctctgtgtacctgtaaaactcatacatgatcatacattttttgtgaaaataaaaactcttttctctgaaccaaggcttaacctgtgcatgca
Coding sequences within it:
- the LOC122721581 gene encoding uncharacterized mitochondrial protein AtMg00810-like, which translates into the protein MEVQQKQQEVFICQTKYAKEILKKSKMDKCKIDTTIMGKNEKLGKESAAEKVDETLYRSLVGCLMYLTTTRPDILHFVSMLFRFTNCAVETHFIAAKRVLRYVRGILDYGIKFDASKDCVLLGYFDNNHGGIDDMKSTQDIVLIWS